GGCTGCATATGGAGAATTACCAATACTTTGGGCATGTAGGTAAAATCCCGCTGTAAGTAATGATGCGACAAAAGTCTTTTTCATTCGTTGTTATTATCAAAGCGCAAATATCTTAATTAATAATGAATCTCAAAAATTTATTTGGCGTTAAAGTTTGTTAAGTGCTTTGGGATTAATTTCATTCTTGCTATTTAGCCTTCTCAAATGACCTAAAGCTAGAACTTATTTTTTATATTTGTTGGCATGAAATGGGAAAAAATCGTCGGTCAAGAAAAATTGAAGCATCAGCTTTTGTCAAGTATTAATGATAATCGGGTAGGGCATGCACAATTATTTGTTGGAGAAGAAGGTTATGGCACTTTAGCGATGGCTCTTGCGTTTTCACAAGAGATTCTTTCGCGAGAAAATCCATTGGCTGTGCAAAAAGTAGAACATCTTAACCACCTCGATTTGCATTTCAGTTTTCCAATTTTTACCGAAAAAAATATTTCACTCAGCAAACGCTATTTCACAGAATGGCGTGAAATGATTCTTGCAAATCCTTATTCTAGTTTTGATGATTGGACCAATTATTTAGATTCCGAAAAAAAACAATTCTTTATCTCTGCACAAGAAGCCGAAGACATGCACACCAAATTTGCTTTAAAAAGCTTTGAAGGTGGTAGCAAAATTCTCATTATTTGGCGTGCTGACAAAATGAATGAAGAAGCGGCGAATAAAATCCTGAAATTCTTAGAAGAACCGCCCAAAAATACATATATTATACTTTGTGCTAATAGGATAGATACTATTTTGCCAACCATATTATCGCGTTGTCAAATGCTTGAAGTACCTCGTATTGAAGACGAAGACATTAAGAACGAATTGATAAAACGTTTCCCAAATCAGGAAGAATCATCTATTGATACGGTGGTCGGCCAATCGCGTGGTGATCTTAATATCGCTTCTAAAATCTTAGAAGCAGGAACTTCCGCCAACGAGTTCGAAGAGCTCTTTATCCAATGGGTTCGTAATGCTTTTATGGCGAAAAAGAAACCCGAAGTTTTGCGTGCAATTATCCGTTGGTCGCACGAGATCAGCGCATGGAACAGGGATAAACAAATTCGATTTTTAGAGTTTTGTACAGAAACTTTCCGTCTTGCATTGCTTCAAAACTATGCAAGTCCCAATTTGGTTTATAGAAAATTGGATAGCAATGGTTTTGGGTGGGATGCTTTTTCGACTTACATCAGCGGTGCCAATATTGAAGCTATTTTGGAAGAATTAACAGATGCCAGTTATCATATTTCTCGTAACGCAAATGCCAAAGTTGTACTTACAGATATGGGCATCAAATTGACAAGACATATCCATAAAAAGCACACATAATTTCAAAAAAAATAAATTTTAAGAATTAAAATCAATCAGTTGTTTGGTTTTTCTAAATACGATACATTTGCAAGTAAAATTGATGTGAATGAGAATCTCAAAAGAAGAAAATATTTTGTTTGCTGCCGAAAAACTTTTTGCTAAGAAGGGGTTTGGCGGTACATCTACGCGTGAGATTTGTAAAGAAGCAAAGGTTAATATTTCTATGATCTCCTATTATTTCGGTTCCAAGGACAAACTTTATGAACGTATTTTCGAATACCGAATGAACGAAAGTATCAGTTTTGGAAAAGATATTTTGGCACAACCCAAACTTAACGAATGGGAAAAATTAGTATTGTTAATTGATCAGTTTTGTGGTAAAATTATTCGTATGCGCGATTTTTATACCATTATGCAACGCGAACAATTATCGAATAAAACGCCTTATATTATTGATTTTTTGAAAACGTCACAAATGAATTTTTTAAACATATATGGTGCATTAATCACGTCTGGTTATCAAAATGCGGTCTTTAC
This genomic stretch from Chryseobacterium sp. POL2 harbors:
- a CDS encoding ATP-binding protein, with translation MKWEKIVGQEKLKHQLLSSINDNRVGHAQLFVGEEGYGTLAMALAFSQEILSRENPLAVQKVEHLNHLDLHFSFPIFTEKNISLSKRYFTEWREMILANPYSSFDDWTNYLDSEKKQFFISAQEAEDMHTKFALKSFEGGSKILIIWRADKMNEEAANKILKFLEEPPKNTYIILCANRIDTILPTILSRCQMLEVPRIEDEDIKNELIKRFPNQEESSIDTVVGQSRGDLNIASKILEAGTSANEFEELFIQWVRNAFMAKKKPEVLRAIIRWSHEISAWNRDKQIRFLEFCTETFRLALLQNYASPNLVYRKLDSNGFGWDAFSTYISGANIEAILEELTDASYHISRNANAKVVLTDMGIKLTRHIHKKHT
- a CDS encoding TetR/AcrR family transcriptional regulator, producing MRISKEENILFAAEKLFAKKGFGGTSTREICKEAKVNISMISYYFGSKDKLYERIFEYRMNESISFGKDILAQPKLNEWEKLVLLIDQFCGKIIRMRDFYTIMQREQLSNKTPYIIDFLKTSQMNFLNIYGALITSGYQNAVFTKLPRVEFIHSTISGTIFSAIHGLQVYKEFAHAENDANFETLYFTELKDHLKNILKYLLGYNEK